One genomic window of Desulfobacterales bacterium includes the following:
- a CDS encoding response regulator yields MKDQEKISKILAVDDVSENLDILIATLKSDYKIVAARNGENALKLALAKIPPDLILLDIIMPEMDGYEICRRLKSNEKTKDIPVIFITAVSESMDEAKAFQVGAVDYITKPFNPPTVKARIKTHLELKRYQNHLEDLVKQRTYELEIAKSEAEEAKKKYFSIFENAAEGIAQISPSGKIISANPAMSFILGYESLDEMLSLISNVKKQCYVNPEDRLRVENMIQKIDRVSGIEMQFLRKDGSVFWGSESIRAVRDENSNILYYEGSLIDITERKKKEEAERLIKVAEMATKTKNEFLANMSHEIRTPMNAIINFIELSLNTDLPPKIFDYLKMAKNASHMLLSIIDDILDFSKIEANKLILEQIPFDLEEVFNKVSNIIGLKAEDKGLELLYSLDKNMPLNLIGDPLRLSQVLINLCNNAIKFTDSGEIVIHAEKVNEDREKVVIKFSVKDTGIGIHHDQISELFQVFVQGDSSITRKYGGTGLGLSICDKLVHLMGGEMSVKGEPGKGSTFIFTTTFGVPVNENINENLFNHTKNDVDRINLKDITVLLVEDNEFNRLLATEFLYTEGINVIIAQNGIDAIHAVNNNHIDAVLMDIQMPEMDGYEATQQIRRDPRFKDLPIIALTAHAMLNERNKCFEAGMNDHLPKPIIPNKLFETLRKWVKPIKMAEKLM; encoded by the coding sequence ATGAAAGATCAGGAAAAGATCTCAAAAATTCTCGCAGTTGACGATGTATCAGAAAATCTGGATATACTGATCGCAACATTGAAATCAGACTATAAAATAGTTGCTGCACGAAATGGAGAAAATGCCCTAAAATTAGCCTTAGCCAAAATCCCTCCTGATTTGATTCTTCTGGATATTATAATGCCAGAAATGGATGGTTATGAAATATGCAGAAGGCTTAAATCAAATGAAAAAACTAAAGACATACCAGTTATTTTTATTACAGCGGTATCAGAATCAATGGATGAAGCCAAAGCCTTTCAAGTTGGCGCTGTAGATTATATCACTAAACCGTTTAATCCCCCAACTGTAAAGGCTCGGATTAAAACACATCTCGAACTGAAGCGGTATCAAAATCATCTTGAAGATCTGGTTAAACAACGTACATATGAATTAGAAATAGCAAAATCTGAAGCTGAGGAAGCCAAAAAAAAGTATTTCAGCATTTTTGAAAACGCTGCGGAAGGGATTGCGCAAATTTCTCCCAGTGGAAAAATCATCAGTGCCAATCCAGCTATGTCATTTATTTTAGGGTATGAGTCTCTTGACGAGATGCTATCATTAATCAGCAATGTCAAAAAGCAATGTTATGTGAATCCTGAGGACCGCTTAAGAGTGGAGAACATGATTCAAAAAATAGACCGTGTATCTGGGATTGAAATGCAATTTTTACGGAAAGACGGAAGTGTATTCTGGGGCTCTGAGTCTATCAGAGCTGTTCGCGATGAAAATAGTAATATTCTTTACTATGAAGGCTCACTGATAGATATAACTGAAAGAAAAAAGAAAGAAGAAGCTGAACGTTTGATTAAAGTTGCTGAAATGGCTACAAAAACTAAAAATGAATTTCTTGCGAACATGAGCCATGAGATCAGGACTCCAATGAATGCTATTATCAACTTTATTGAACTTTCATTAAATACGGATTTGCCCCCCAAAATTTTTGATTATCTTAAAATGGCTAAAAATGCGTCACATATGTTGTTGAGCATTATTGATGATATTCTGGATTTTTCAAAAATAGAAGCAAACAAACTAATCCTTGAGCAGATTCCTTTTGATTTAGAGGAAGTATTTAATAAAGTAAGCAATATTATTGGCCTTAAAGCAGAAGACAAGGGTTTGGAATTGCTATATTCTTTGGATAAAAATATGCCGTTGAATCTGATTGGCGATCCATTAAGGCTCAGCCAGGTACTTATCAACCTGTGTAATAATGCCATCAAGTTTACCGATTCTGGAGAGATTGTCATCCATGCTGAAAAGGTAAATGAAGATAGGGAAAAAGTAGTTATCAAATTTTCTGTTAAAGATACCGGGATTGGTATCCACCATGATCAAATCAGCGAACTATTTCAGGTATTTGTTCAGGGCGACAGCTCCATAACTCGAAAATATGGTGGTACAGGCCTCGGCCTTTCCATCTGTGATAAGTTAGTGCATTTAATGGGTGGTGAAATGTCAGTTAAAGGAGAACCTGGAAAAGGTAGTACATTTATATTTACCACAACCTTTGGAGTACCTGTAAATGAAAATATAAACGAGAATCTATTCAATCACACAAAAAATGATGTTGACAGGATTAACTTAAAAGATATTACAGTTCTTCTTGTGGAAGACAATGAATTCAATCGTCTACTTGCTACAGAGTTTCTATACACAGAAGGAATTAATGTAATTATCGCTCAGAATGGTATTGATGCTATCCATGCGGTAAATAATAACCATATTGATGCTGTTTTGATGGATATCCAGATGCCGGAAATGGATGGATATGAAGCAACCCAGCAAATCAGAAGAGATCCAAGGTTTAAAGATTTGCCTATTATTGCCTTAACCGCTCACGCAATGCTGAATGAAAGGAATAAATGTTTTGAAGCCGGTATGAACGATCATCTTCCCAAACCGATTATTCCGAATAAACTTTTTGAGACATTACGAAAATGGGTGAAGCCCATTAAAATGGCAGAGAAACTAATGTAG
- a CDS encoding IS1 family transposase, whose translation MIKCPRCNSENIIKNGSIHNGKPKFMCRDCKRQFVENPTNKIIPKETWNLVDKLLLERIPIAGISRVTGISEPWLQKYINEKYENIPQKLACCAICYVMFFCVFF comes from the coding sequence ATGATAAAATGTCCGAGATGTAATTCAGAAAATATTATTAAAAATGGCTCAATTCACAATGGGAAACCGAAATTTATGTGCAGAGACTGCAAACGTCAATTTGTCGAAAATCCTACAAATAAGATAATTCCCAAGGAAACATGGAATTTAGTCGACAAATTGCTTTTGGAAAGAATACCGATAGCTGGAATTTCAAGAGTGACCGGAATATCTGAACCATGGTTGCAGAAATATATTAACGAAAAATATGAAAATATCCCTCAAAAACTTGCATGCTGTGCGATATGTTATGTCATGTTTTTTTGCGTATTCTTTTAA